One region of Strigops habroptila isolate Jane chromosome 11, bStrHab1.2.pri, whole genome shotgun sequence genomic DNA includes:
- the LOC115614721 gene encoding histone H1x, with the protein MSVELEEADLPLTEAEEVPLAPEKKAAAKKAKGGGSSLSPSKKKKNNKKKNQPGKYSQLVVETIRKLGERNGSSLAKIYNEAKKVAWFDQQNGRTYLKYSIKALVQNDTLLQVKGTGANGSFKLNRKKLEGGGEGGAGSSAHKSHKKATASASRRAEKKPAAKSKKPEKKSHKKGGGGAATKKDKGKAKKATKKGAASPGGKKVKKSAKPKALKSRKA; encoded by the coding sequence ATGTCGGTGGAGCTGGAAGAAGCCGATCTCCCCCTGACCGAGGCGGAGGAGGTGCCGCTCGCCCCAGAGAAGAAAGCGGCCGCCAAGAAGGCGAAAGGCGGCGGCTCCTCGTTGTCGCCGTcgaagaagaaaaagaacaacaagAAGAAGAACCAGCCGGGCAAATACAGCCAGCTGGTGGTGGAAACGATCCGCAAGCTGGGCGAGCGCAATGGCTCCTCGCTGGCCAAGATCTACAACGAGGCCAAGAAAGTGGCCTGGTTCGACCAGCAGAACGGCAGGACCTACCTAAAGTACTCCATCAAGGCGCTGGTGCAGAACGACACGCTGCTCCAGGTCAAGGGCACCGGCGCCAATGGCTCTTTCAAGCTCAATAGGAAAAAGCTGGAAGGCGGCGGCGAGGGGGGCGCGGGCAGCAGCGCCCACAAGTCCCACAAGAAGGCGACGGCCTCCGCGTCCCGGCGGGCGGAGAAGAAGCCGGCGGCCAAGAGCAAGAAGCCCGAGAAGAAATCCCATAAGAAgggaggcggcggcgcggcgACGAAGAAAGACAAGGGCAAAGCCAAGAAGGCCACCAAGAAGGGAGCCGCGTCTCCTGGGGGCAAGAAGGTGAAGAAGTCGGCAAAGCCCAAGGCACTCAAGAGCAGGAAGGCATGA
- the LOC115614722 gene encoding histone H2A type 2-B, with protein MSGRGKSGGKARAKAKSRSSRAGLQFPVGRVHRLLRKGNYAERVGAGAPVYLAAVLEYLSAEILELAGNAARDNKKTRIIPRHLQLAIRNDEELNKLLGGVTIAQGGVLPNIQAVLLPKKTQSSKK; from the coding sequence ATGTCGGGCCGGGGCAAGTCCGGCGGCAAGGCGCGGGCCAAGGCCAAGTCCCGCTCGTCGCGGGCCGGGCTGCAGTTCCCCGTGGGCCGGGTGCACCGGCTGCTGCGCAAGGGCAACTACGCGGAGCGGGTGGGCGCTGGGGCGCCGGTGTACCTGGCGGCCGTGCTGGAGTACCTCTCGGCTGAGATCCTGGAGCTGGCGGGCAACGCGGCCCGCGACAACAAGAAGACGCGCATCATCCCGCGGCACCTGCAGCTCGCCATCCGCAACGACGAGGAGCTCAACAAGCTGCTGGGCGGCGTGACCATCGCCCAGGGCGGCGTCCTGCCCAACATCCAGGCCGTGCTGCTGCCCAAGAAGACGCAGAGCTCCAAGAAGTGA
- the HMCES gene encoding abasic site processing protein HMCES translates to MCGRTACSLGADNLRRACAYRDRRGRRREPEWIRAERYQPSYNKGPQSSGPVLLSRRHLQQDADSSERVLMDMRWGLVPSWFKKDDPSKMPFNTSNCRSDTMLNKASYKGALLKGKRCVVLADGFYEWQQQSGGKQPYFIHFPQTKDTVAQEKEGDEEWRGWRLLTMAGIFDCWEPPAGGEALYTYTIITVDASKDLSFIHHRMPAILDGDEAIRKWLDFAEVPTQEAVKLIQPIENIVFHPVSTFVNSIRNNAPECLAPIELAAKKEAKAAPSSQVMLGWLKNSQEGSSQRKENDLPKGTSQFSPSPKKTSAGILQQWLGKEGEPPVKKHKA, encoded by the exons ATGTGCGGCCGCACCGCCTGCTCCCTGGGCGCCGACAACCTCCGCCGGGCCTGCGCCTATCGCGACCGGCGGGGCAGGCGGCGGGAGCCCGAGTGGATCCGCGCGGAGCGGTACCAGCCCTCGTACAACAAGGGCCCGCAGTCCAGCGGCCCGGTGCTGCTGTCCCGCCGGCACCTCCAGCAG GATGCCGACTCCTCCGAGCGGGTCCTCATGGACATGCGCTGGGGCCTGGTTCCCTCCTGGTTCAAAAAGGACGACCCCTCCAAAATGCCGTTTAACACCTCCAACTGCCGCAGCGACACCATGCTGAACAAGGCCTCCTACaag GGTGCTCTGCTCAAGGGCAAGCGCTGCGTGGTCCTGGCAGACGGCTTCTACGAGTGGCAACAGCAGAGCGGGGGGAAGCAGCCGTATTTCATCCACTTCCCCCAGACCAAGGACACTGTG GctcaggagaaggagggagacGAGGAATGGAGAGGGTGGAGGTTGCTCACCATGGCCGGGATCTTTGACTGCTGGGAGCCGCCAGCGGGAGGAGAAGCACTGTACACCTACACCATCATCACCGTGGATGCCTCCAAGGACCTGAGCTTCATCCACCACAG GATGCCAGCCATCCTGGACGGGGACGAAGCTATCAGGAAATGGCTCGACTTTGCTGAAGTGCCAACCCAAGAAGCGGTTAAACTCATCCAGCCCATCGAGAACATCGTTTTCCACCCGGTGTCCACCTTTGTCAACAGCATCCGCAACAACGCGCCTGAGTGTTTGGCACCCATCGAGCTGGCAGCCAAGAAG GAGGCCAAAGCCGCCCCCAGCAGCCAAGTGATGCTGGGCTGGTTGAAGAACTCCCAGGAGGGCTCTTCCCAGAGGAAAGAAAACGATTTGCCCAAGGGGACAAGTCAGTTCAGCCCTTCGCCCAAGAAGACCAGCGCAGGAAtcctgcagcagtggctggggaaggagggggagcCGCCTGTCAAGAAGCACAAGGCTTAG